A segment of the Psilocybe cubensis strain MGC-MH-2018 chromosome 5, whole genome shotgun sequence genome:
ATGATTAAATAATAAAAAGAGGATATCCATCAGACAGACGCTCGTCTcgctggaagaagaaaccaaGCACAAATAAATGCGCAGGAGTCGACCGCCAAACGTCATCGAGACTCTCCGCGAGAGAGAGCCATGTTCTCTGTCAAACGAGAGAGCGCTGATATCATCGAGTGGATATAAAGAATGCGGCATTTGTAAAAATGCGAGACTCGGTCAGTTTCTGTAAACAGATCCTGATTGAGTATGTTCTAAGGAATTCGGGATGTAGGAGGTCAGGTATATATACCTTTTCCCTCACCTGGTCTGTGCGTCTTTTCCACGCTTTGCACGTGGTTTTGACAGGTCTGTCGCGTGGCCCTCGCTTACCACATTCGATCATGCTCACATCCACCAACTGATAAGATGAAGGAATTCTAATTATGGGACTCGTCGTACATCAATACACAGATCTAGAAAATTAATTGAATAGTGTAGGCTGTTAGAGCCGTCATCGAAATGAACATGAGGATATATTGAGGAATCAAGAAAGGAGATAGATGCTCCGCGCTTCCAGTCCCACTGTAAACCTGTGTCAACAGGACCTGCATGTATATATATGTCCGTCAGTATGCTACTAACTTGAGACAGAAATGAATCGTACGTGGACTGTGGCCGTCGGTAGACATGAGAAGAAACTAGAGAAAAATGTTAAATGTTTCTAAATGAATGATTAAAGTGGACTTGCATGCAAACAAATCTCAAGACAATGTCGTCCTTTGATATCACACCGGCCTGTGTTAATCCTTGGCACATCAGAACCCCAACAACAGGCATGATCACCATCTTCGCAATTGATAGCCAAATGATTGCACCCATTGGTTGGTTTTTCCATTCTCCCTTCCTAGGCATATTCAAACGAGCGATTGAGGATCCCAGGCAGACTAGGCCTAGAGGAACGGAGGCGGCCCCAACAAAAGTGGTTGCGTCGAGCAGGAATGCAAGTGGAGGTTGACCATCTGGAGCAGGTGGCATGTATGTACCAGGTACTTCCACAAAGAGTGCTTTGATTTTGGGAATCAGTGCAATAGGGAATGACGTCAAAATCGTAATTGACGATGGAGTCAGAAGCGCCTTGAAGAACTCCAGCACGCGTTCTCGATTAATGTAATGACCGAAGGAGGATTTCGATGTCTGCGTTACGTGTGTTGGAAGAACCTCAATGACTGCTTCTTTGTTGACTCCTGGCTGTGAAATGGGTTGACCTTCGTTCGACAAGGTGTTAaccctcgtcatcgtcgcGTTGCCGTCTGGCGAGTCCGAAATCGGGTAATTGACTTCGGTAGGAGATAGAGAGCACGAGGGCGACAGTATGCCTACATCTTTGGCACCCTTTGAGCAATTTTGGTCAAACGATACTTGCTTGCGCTGAACCAATGTTCCGGATGGTGTTTCCTTTTCCGTCGTATTTTCAGGAACATCGATGACAGGCTCACGGTCTCCTTTATCTGACTTTTTCCGCCATAATCGACAGACGGAATGGAACATGACCTTGCGCTTCAGTCGCATGGCCTCTCGGACTTCTTCATGTTCTACATCTGGACCTGCGAAATCCCATGCTACCAACTTGTGTCCTCCAAAAGGAAATAAAGTTACCTATAGTGGAAAAGCTTAGGTTCTCACTGCTTTTAGACAAAAATGACGAACGCACCATGAACACGAGAATAAAAGCCGATATATATGCGACGGCGAGATTCTGATCTTGGACACCTCGAAACGGAGCGGCCCCTGTTATGCTCATGATGACCGCCGTTGCTAAATGAAAGATAAGATGATCGGAGCTACTCTTTCGAGTATCGCGCACACTCACGAATATCACCCACATTTCCCCACCCTCCAGCGACGATGAATCCGTATCTGAACCTATGCGGCACCCAGAAGAATTGCTTGATAATCCATGCAAAGATGGCGCCTATTATCTCGTACAAAAGCGCGACGAGGATGAGTGGACCTACAGTTGCGATTGGCTTCGATTGAAAAAAGCTTGCGT
Coding sequences within it:
- a CDS encoding Protein ECM3; the encoded protein is MLSAGKLIWISCRPLLRLIFCVSSGFAIAKADIFPPVAAAGAGQILLNITLPCLMFSKIVPAFTSQNVNALGPLILVALLYEIIGAIFAWIIKQFFWVPHRFRYGFIVAGGWGNVGDIPTAVIMSITGAAPFRGVQDQNLAVAYISAFILVFMVTLFPFGGHKLVAWDFAGPDVEHEEVREAMRLKRKVMFHSVCRLWRKKSDKGDREPVIDVPENTTEKETPSGTLVQRKQVSFDQNCSKGAKDVGILSPSCSLSPTEVNYPISDSPDGNATMTRVNTLSNEGQPISQPGVNKEAVIEVLPTHVTQTSKSSFGHYINRERVLEFFKALLTPSSITILTSFPIALIPKIKALFVEVPGTYMPPAPDGQPPLAFLLDATTFVGAASVPLGLVCLGSSIARLNMPRKGEWKNQPMGAIIWLSIAKMVIMPVVGVLMCQGLTQAGVISKDDIKHLTFFSSFFSCLPTATVHVLLTQVYSGTGSAEHLSPFLIPQYILMFISMTALTAYTIQLIF